From Microbacterium sp. LWH11-1.2, one genomic window encodes:
- a CDS encoding MarR family transcriptional regulator — protein sequence MVTSVTSEATASRDVDSALGDLQTHLSLIFARTRTLWKESAARIDPELQVGGYKLLTFIERAETANAHELAERFEMDKSVISRQVRMLEDLGLIESRPDERDGRLRVLTATPSARAALAELRRDHATRLRTVVAELTQDEVDAASKVFRLLAEI from the coding sequence GTGGTCACCTCGGTCACCTCGGAAGCGACGGCGTCTCGCGACGTGGACAGTGCGCTCGGAGACCTCCAGACGCATCTGAGCCTCATCTTCGCGAGGACCCGGACGCTCTGGAAGGAATCCGCAGCGCGCATCGACCCGGAGCTGCAGGTCGGCGGCTACAAGCTGCTGACGTTCATCGAGCGGGCCGAGACGGCGAACGCGCACGAGCTCGCCGAGCGCTTCGAGATGGACAAGTCGGTGATCAGCCGTCAGGTGCGGATGCTGGAGGATCTCGGTCTGATCGAGTCCCGCCCCGACGAGCGCGATGGGCGGCTGCGGGTCCTGACGGCGACGCCGTCGGCCCGCGCCGCTCTCGCCGAGCTGCGCCGTGACCATGCCACACGCCTGCGCACGGTCGTGGCGGAGCTGACGCAGGACGAGGTCGATGCGGCATCCAAGGTCTTCCGGCTGCTCGCCGAGATCTGA